The following proteins are encoded in a genomic region of Ammospiza caudacuta isolate bAmmCau1 chromosome 3, bAmmCau1.pri, whole genome shotgun sequence:
- the GJE1 gene encoding putative gap junction epsilon-1 protein, producing MSPNYIRSFSEGCLRPPTVIGQFHTLFFGSIRMFFLGVLGFAVYGNEALHFSCDPDKREVNLFCYNQFRPITPQVFWALQLVIVLVPGAFFHLYAACKSIKQEDILQKSSYTGFYIFSVFLRIVLEVVAFWLQIQLFGFKVNAIYMCDVGALDKKFNITRCMVPEHFEKTIFLIAMYTFTVITVILCVAEIFEISCRRLGILKTQ from the exons ATGTCCCCCAACTACATCCGGAGCTTCTCGGAGGGATGT CTCAGGCCGCCAACAGTAATTGGACAATTCCACACTCTTTTTTTTGGCTCAATTCGAATGTTTTTCCTTGGTGTTTTGGGCTTTGCTGTTTATGGAAATGAGGCcttgcatttcagctgtgacCCAGACAAGAGAGAGGTTAATCTTTTCTGTTACAACCAGTTCAGACCTATAACTCCTCAG GTATTCTGGGCATTACAGCTGGTGATTGTACTGGTACCTGGAGCCTTTTTTCACCTTTATGCTGCTTGTAAGAGCATCAAACAGGAAGATATTCTCCAAAAGTCATCATACACTGGTTTTTATATCTTCTCTGTTTTCTTAAGGATTGTCCTTGAAGTTGTGGCTTTTTGGCTTCAGATTCAGCTCTTTGGTTTCAAAGTGAACGCAATCTACATGTGTGATGTGGGAGCACTTGATAAAAAGTTTAACATTACCCGGTGCATGGTGCCAGAGCACTTTGAAAAGACAATCTTTCTTATTGCAATGTACACATTTACTGTGATTACAGTGATCTTGTGTGTTGCTGAAATTTTTGAAATCTCATGTAGAAGGCTAGGTATCTTAAAAACTCAGTGA